Proteins from one Nicotiana tabacum cultivar K326 chromosome 23, ASM71507v2, whole genome shotgun sequence genomic window:
- the LOC107829163 gene encoding putative peroxisomal acyl-coenzyme A oxidase 1.2, whose translation MVKEVVLFLKWWPGGLGKVSTHAVVYARLITNGKDYGINGFIVQLRSLEDHKPFPGITVGDIGMKFGNGAYNTMDNGVLRFDHVRIPRDQMLMRVSQVTREGKYVQSDVHCQPLPLL comes from the exons ATGGTAAAAGAGGTAGTTCTTTTCTTAAAG TGGTGGCCTGGTGGATTGGGTAAAGTCTCTACCCATGCTGTTGTGTACGCTCGTCTTATAACAAATGGTAAAGACTACGGGATTAATG GTTTTATTGTCCAACTACGAAGCTTGGAGGACCACAAACCTTTTCCAGGTATTACTGTTGGAGACATTGGAATGAAATTTGGAAACGGGGCATATAATACTATGGATAATGGGGTATTAAGATTTGATCATGTGCGCATTCCAAGAGATCAAATGCTGATGAG AGTTTCACAAGTTACCAGAGAAGGAAAATATGTCCAATCTGATGTTCACTGCCAACCACTGCCACTGCTCTAA